A portion of the Candida dubliniensis CD36 chromosome R, complete sequence genome contains these proteins:
- a CDS encoding hexaprenyl pyrophosphate synthetase, putative (Similar to S. cerevisiae COQ1) yields the protein MLSFKQFRVSSSSLLTKRIRSRHHSSSTFKTAVETAEKLVTPPTSKFSDPFSIVSHEMSNLAKSIANLIGSGHPTLNRVSSYYFEAEGKNVRPLIVLILSKALSRIPIEQRNRIPIDTIDVTEQKSFNGTPTKQNSTIAGKSIDDSLSPLAILHGINPKVILDPLSKPMDKLPIIGGSNKSEDKENSQGQLDILPKQRRLAEIVEMIHTASLLHDDVIDLSDSRRGRPSGNIAFTNKMAVLAGDFLLGRASVAIARLRNPEVIELLSTTIANLVEGEFMQLKNTVLQNNNNDEIFNDGDVKSIPQPTGKVPTKLHQYSVQQKNGGDAVVDHNINVEAAFEYYLHKTYLKTASLMSKSCRAAAVLSGSQDDIIENCYQFGRNLGLCFQIVDDMLDYTSSDKTIGKPSQADLKLGLATAPILFAWKQEPKLGELIARKFNQPGDVEIARRAVEKYNGVAQTKEMATMYCHQALKNLRVLPESEARSALELLTNSVLTRTN from the coding sequence ATGCTTTCGTTTAAACAATTCCGAgtatcatcttcatcattactTACTAAAAGAATAAGATCAAGACATCATTCATCATCCACATTCAAAACTGCAGTAGAGACTGCAGAAAAATTAGTGACACCACCAACATCGAAATTTCTGGATCCATTTTCTATAGTTAGTCATGAAATGTCTAATTTAGCTAAATCTATAGCTAATTTAATTGGGTCAGGACATCCTACATTAAATCGTGTTAGTTCATATTATTTTGAAGCTGAAGGGAAAAATGTTCGTCCATTAATtgtattaattttatcCAAGGCTTTACTGAGAATCCCCATTGaacaaagaaatagaaTCCCCATTGATACAATTGATGTCACTGAACAAAAAAGTTTCAATGGTACGCCAACGAAACAAAATAGTACTATTGCTGGGAAATCTATTGATGATTCATTATCACCATTGGCAATTTTACATGGAATAAATCCAAAAGTGATATTAGATCCCTTATCTAAACCAATGGATAAATTACCAATTATCGGTGGGAGTAATAAACTGGAAGACAAGGAAAACTCTCAGGGACAACTTGATATATTACCTAAACAACGTCGATTGGCAGAAATTGTGGAAATGATACATACAGCATCGTTATTACATGATGATGTTATAGATTTATCTGATTCTAGAAGAGGTAGACCAAGTGGGAATATTGCCTTCACTAATAAAATGGCAGTGTTAGCTGGGGATTTCTTATTGGGGAGAGCTTCAGTGGCGATTGCTCGATTAAGAAATCCTGAagtaattgaattattatcaacgACCATTGCTAATTTAGTGGAAGGAGAATTTAtgcaattgaaaaatactgtgttacaaaataataataatgatgaaattttcaatgatGGTGATGTTAAAAGTATCCCACAACCAACTGGTAAAGTACCAACTAaacttcatcaatattcagtacaacaaaaaaatggaGGAGATGCTGTTGTTGATCATAACATTAATGTCGAGGCAGcatttgaatattatttacACAAGACATATTTGAAAACAGCATCATTAATGTCGAAACTGTGTCGTGCAGCAGCAGTATTAAGTGGGTCGCAAGATGATATCATTGAAAATTGTTATCAATTTGGAAGAAATTTAGGATTATGTTtccaaattgttgatgatatgTTGGATTACACTAGTAGTGATAAAACTATTGGTAAACCAAGTCAAGCCGATTTAAAATTAGGTTTAGCTACTGcaccaatattatttgCTTGGAAACAAGAACCAAAATTGGGAGAATTGATTGCTagaaaattcaatcaaCCGGGAGATGTTGAAATTGCTAGAAGAGCCGTCGAAAAATATAATGGAGTGGCTCAAACTAAAGAAATGGCAACAATGTATTGTCATCAAGCTTTAAAGAATTTAAGAGTTTTACCAGAATCAGAAGCTAGAAGTGCCTTGGAATTGTTGACTAATTCTGTTTTAACTCGAACCAATTGA
- a CDS encoding Ran binding protein, putative (Similar to S. cerevisiae YRB1), whose translation MSAEDTKPKTEDSTSVPKPPTSNVFSMFGAKKEKKPEQEDSDNKKPVESDKKEEKDSSKSTGDDNEVAEEEEADVEFTPVVQLDKKVEVKTNEEDEEVLYKVRAKLFRFHADTKEWKERGTGDVKFLKHKTTGKVRILMRRDKTLKICANHLISADYELKPNIGSDRSWVYTVTADVSEGEPEAQTLAIRFGNKENADLFKEHFDNAKKEAKKD comes from the coding sequence ATGTCAGCTGAAGATACTAAACCAAAGACCGAAGATTCAACTTCTGTTCCAAAGCCACCAACTTCAAATGTTTTTTCCATGTTTGGTGCCAAAAAGGAGAAAAAACCAGAACAAGAAGATTCCGACAACAAGAAACCAGTAGAATCCgataaaaaagaagaaaaagatagTAGCAAATCTACTGGTGATGACAATGAAGTagcagaagaagaagaagctgATGTTGAATTCACTCCAGTTGTTCAATTGGATAAAAAAGTCGAAGTTAAAAccaatgaagaagatgaagaagtcTTGTACAAAGTTAGAGCTAAATTGTTTAGATTCCATGCTGATACAAAGGAATGGAAAGAAAGAGGTACTGGTGAtgttaaatttttaaaacatAAGACTACTGGTAAAGTTAGAATTTTGATGAGAAGAGATAaaactttgaaaatttgtgctaatcatttgatttccGCTGATTatgaattgaaaccaaATATTGGTTCTGATAGATCTTGGGTTTATACTGTCACTGCTGATGTTTCTGAAGGTGAACCAGAAGCTCAAACTTTAGCTATTAGATTTggtaataaagaaaatgctGATCTTTTCAAAGAACACTTTGATAATGCTAAAAAGGAAGCTAAAAAAGATTAA
- a CDS encoding CDK inhibitor PHO81 homologue, putative) (Similar to S. cerevisiae PHO81) — MKFGKYLASRQLELPEYSGHFIDYKSLKKLIKQLAIPSTTTTTTTTSIDGEVTISNIQQTLKENKASFFFRVERELEKVNSFYLEKQANLAINLNLLLMKRDELFNKSNQYLKRHGSAGDDSSLSNADINFRNSISFLNLYQNFKKIHQDLLRLQQFIELNETGFSKVVKKWDKRSKSHTKELFISTAVSVQPVFHKNEINELSDLVTQSLFDIESIMDGDYSSLSNYNASTGVVSATATTTTTTTTTVSGSTPPAPGFNIPNVPGIDEHQAEEIFTRHSSIVSSLPNNNEIDELYTSFVNVATIKEPDLSLLARWVEKINNGGSKSPEQPFTPVVKYKISKIFLLSISNLKISDSFLELFLQFINYDVDFNFINDDFNNNKTILHQCCSIPTASSQSDPNHNTSNHHPHHVTINNGVKVINSTDLINHSRTFIVKYIVEKLQFPSADEKTKLLVHKDSNGKTCLHYAAQMNRPDLLDLLLLSYPQSHIDELDNDSMSPLLLAIKHGHLNITKKLVRFGSNPFPKASKDTLQYLPINYACKFGDYKTLEYLLSNAKSQELIAKLINQQDVEGLLPLHVASRQGHYKLIKLLIQYGAQINKLDGFNKWTPIFYAAAEGHVKTTQELIKFGAKLNIIDEDGYNVLYYCVVEGHIDVINELLSYYQKGFPSSKLILDSANSTNSTSMSILGNGNDMDSGEEEEEGAPATTVTATAATTTADVDATSFNESNTSNNNVDSIPDLQLPPPILPLRRYGHNFLEQKVLIELIFPSDQVFINLFNSTADLKPGRITITSNISDIVPRNILLPIREDSYNNNGNSNNNCVFQTDVDSLCEFRIDFEIFPKFGTRLIAKTTALSFEHITGNSPEINTVSLPLFDLRLKNIGELKFSYQVIFPYSGTLLETSKFDTYWKSSTSFVKNRQTLKLNAAGGLSPNNFLSPGSVSTMPIPNNTNVNTTNNNNNGNGNAGVGVGGNSTLIPSTQSIVTATSLSGEYLRIKVCLLSDGTPIVCPNWSISITDNIDLYLPNLTLKQLNSITNDLFDYPRIIHDLSRLTNKDIPLIKKLLQIIYLPLDLVLDILNIDINLNLEIVFPSLYELETLPFINNISNNLNQFIDNILSNVFNHIRSNKKRQQETQHIPNTTNPPSTNNNNYRSIIFLSSNSLICKILNWKQPNFPVFLIMGGIAFNTKLNKFVKRTTNGLEITPHVSQSLSRDGHLRSPSSPSSLELDDLTTRSIKEAVNFTINNNLIGLITSIHLLDLVPKLIPLIRSTGLILVASSDVINEDKDKQDDEILRKELDCYTKTEINGLRFDDVLSFKEDISM; from the coding sequence AtgaaatttggaaaatatcTTGCTTCAAGACAATTGGAGCTTCCTGAGTATTCAGGTCATTTCATAGATTATAAATCCTTGAAGAAActtattaaacaattggcAATTCCCTCCACTACgaccactaccactactacttctATAGATGGAGAGGTAACAATTTCGAATATTCAACAAACTCTTAAAGAGAATAAAgcttcattttttttccgAGTAGAGCGTGAATTGGAAAAAGTCAATTCCTTTTATCTTGAAAAGCAAGCCAATTTAGcaatcaatttgaatttattactAATGAAACGtgatgaattatttaataaatcaaatcaatatttaaagAGACATGGATCAGCAGGGGATGATAGCTCTTTATCAAACGCCGATATAAATTTCCGTAATtctatttcatttttgaatttatatcaaaattttaaaaaaattcatcaagATTTACTTCGATTAcaacaatttattgaattaaatgaaacAGGATTTTCGAAAGTAGTGAAAAAATGGGATAAACGTTCAAAATCTCACACTAAGGAGTTATTCATTTCTACAGCAGTAAGCGTTCAACCTGTCTTCCATaagaatgaaattaatgaattgagTGATTTAGTCACacaatcattatttgatattgaaagtATTATGGATGGTGACTATTCAAGTTTACTGAATTATAATGCTTCAACTGGTGTGGTATCCGCTACagccaccaccaccaccaccactacaacaacagttAGTGGTTCAACACCTCCTGCGCCTGGGTTCAATATTCCAAATGTACCAGGTATTGATGAACATCAAGCAGAAGAAATTTTCACTAGACACTCTTCCATTGTGAGTAGTCTACcaaacaataatgaaattgatgaattgtaCACCAGTTTTGTTAACGTTGCCACTATTAAAGAACctgatttatcattattggcTAGGTGGGtagaaaaaattaataatggcGGTAGTAAGTCACCAGAACAACCATTTACTCCCGTtgtaaaatataaaatatcgaaaatttttttattatcaataagcaatttgaaaatttcagattcatttcttgaattgtttttacaatttattaattatgacgttgattttaattttattaatgatgatttcaataataataaaacaatattaCATCAATGTTGTTCGATACCGACAGCATCGTCACAACTGGATCCTAATCACAACACCAGCAATCACCATCCCCATCATGTGACAATTAACAATGGTGTTAAAGTTATTAATTCAACtgatttgataaatcattCTCGCACATTTATTGTTAAatatattgttgaaaaattgcaGTTCCCCTCTGCAGATGAGAAAACTAAATTATTAGTCCATAAGGATTCTAATGGGAAAACTTGTTTACATTATGCAGCACAAATGAATCGTCCCgatttattagatttattattgttgtcaTACCCACAATCacatattgatgaattggataATGATTCTATGTCACCATTACTTTTAGCGATCAAACATGGACATTTAAATATTACGAAGAAATTAGTTCGATTTGGCTCCAATCCTTTCCCTAAAGCTAGTAAGGATACTTTACAATATTTACCAATAAATTATGCTTGTAAATTTGGTGACTACAAGACTTTAGAGTATTTATTATCTAATGCAAAGTCTCAAGAATTGATTgcaaaattaattaatcaacaaGATGTCGAAGGTTTGTTGCCATTACATGTTGCATCAAGACAAGGAcattataaattgataaaattattaattcagTATGGTGCacaaattaataaattggatGGATTCAATAAATGGACCCCCATATTTTATGCCGCTGCTGAGGGACATGTTAAAACCACTCAAGAGTTGATTAAATTTGGTGCCAAGttgaatattattgatgagGATGGTTATAatgtattatattattgtgTTGTTGAAGGTCATATTGATGtgattaatgaattattgaGTTACTATCAAAAAGGATTTCCATCatctaaattgattttagaTTCAgcaaattcaacaaattcaacatCTATGTCAATTTTAGGTAATGGCAATGATATGGATTCTGgggaagaggaagaagaaggggCTCCTGCTACAACTgtaacagcaacagcagcaacaacaacagctgATGTTGATGCAACATCCTTTAATGAAAGTAACactagtaataataatgttgataGTATACCTGATTTACAATTACCACCACCTATTTTACCGTTGCGAAGATATGGTCACAACTTTTTGGAGCAAAaagttttaattgaattgattttccCATCGGATCAGGtgtttatcaatttgtttaactCTACTGCTGATTTGAAACCAGGAAGAATAACCATCACTTCAAATATATCAGATATTGTCCCTAGAAATATTCTTTTGCCCATACGGGAAGATagttacaacaacaacggtAATAGCAATAACAACTGTGTTTTCCAAACTGATGTTGACTCATTATGTGAATTTCgaattgattttgagaTTTTCCCTAAATTCGGTACCCGATTAATTGCTAAAACCACAGCATTATCATTTGAACATATCACTGGAAATTCGCCAGAAATTAATACTGTTCTGCTCCcattgtttgatttaagattaaaaaatattggtgaattaaaatttaGTTATCAAGTGATTTTCCCTTATTCTGGAACATTATTAGAAACTTCTAAATTTGATACTTATTGGAAAAGTTCTACTAGTTTTGTTAAAAATCGACAaactttgaaattaaatgcTGCTGGTGGGTTATCACCAAATAATTTCTTATCACCTGGATCAGTGTCAACCATGCCAATCCCCAACAATACCAATGTCAATACcactaacaacaataataatgggaATGGGAATGCTGGAGTTGGGGTTGGGGGTAACTCTACTTTAATCCCGTCAACACAATCTATTGTTACTGCAACTTCGTTATCTGGAGAATACCTTCGAATTAAAGTTTGTTTATTAAGTGATGGAACACCTATTGTTTGTCCTAATTGgtcaatatcaattactgataatattgatttgtaTTTGCCCAATTTGactttaaaacaattaaactCAATTactaatgatttatttgattatcCAAGAATTATTCATGATTTATCTCGATTAACAAATAAAGATATTCCattgataaagaaattattgcaaattatttatttaccATTGGATTTGGTATTGGATATTTTAAACATTGatatcaatttgaatttagaGATTGTTTTCCCATCATTATATGAATTGGAAACATTGccatttattaataatattctgaataatttgaatcaatttattgataatattttaaGTAATGTTTTCAATCATATTAGGTCTAATAAAAAACGTCAACAAGAGACACAACATATTCCTAATACTACCAATCCTCCTTCTactaataacaacaattatagatcaattattttcctttcttcaaattcattgatttgTAAAATCTTAAATTGGAAACAACCCAATTTCCCAGTATTTTTAATCATGGGTGGTATTGCCTTTAATactaaattaaataaatttgttaaacGGACAACTAATGGATTAGAAATTACTCCACATGTTTCCCAACTGCTTTCTCGTGATGGTCATTTACGTTCACCGTCGTCACCTTCTTCGTTGGAATTGGATGATTTAACTACTAGATCCATTAAAGAAGCAGTTAATTTCACtattaacaacaatttaattGGATTGATCACATCGATTCATTTACTAGATTTGGTCCCCAAATTGATCCCTTTGATTAGATCTACAGGATTAATATTAGTAGCATCAAGTGATGTAATTAATgaagataaagataaacaagatgatgaaatattaCGGAAAGAATTGGATTGTTATACAAAAACAGAAATTAATGGGTTAAGATTTGATGATGTATTAAGTTTCAAAGAAGATATAAGTatgtaa
- the HYR1 gene encoding hyphally-regulated protein precursor, putative — MKLLQNILIIFALLTNFVFAIDITENRVDRGFVTLSFGEIIIHPSASWSIIDNSFSNFIGKLDVKSKAGLYISSTSHLLALQVSLTSLLHSINNSGVISFDSRVSLTPSSYDLRGLSFTNSGEMYFAASGRVPSTMSLTSASWTNTGLLSFYQNQRTSGAVCLGFPLGSITNSGKICLNNQVYQQTTQIKGSGCFAANGDSTIYIANVLLSVSANQNFHLVDKDSSMIVQAISTTQTFNVYGFGNGNKIGLTLPLIGNIFNSAYSYDSSTGILTLRNILLEQNFNIGLGYDSNKFQVVTDSGSGIPSTIWGSVTYTGRVPTRTLPKSCQIACKPIPEAPGVNPTDYTTTITKTNTAGNTITETGAVTISTDKSGSWFTTTSLFPTLATTTSTSISTTSSNVTPIKTTDNTLVEPLSTGDYISAPISSSDFISLESLVEQTLSNESPVSSSAYYVSQESLAPSDASASDNSLFASESTLKTASGFLIAESSVTESYSQSADSGFFEISTSSAIENSYISTPSSAEKSFFSEETHMSQASSTIDSYTYTSGLSSTTGSESYVTELSQFSEVSLVTASESFITNELVGTESSNSGISLVSASVSTDLIGEPSISGDTLFESARQTEFIKSSFSGDLVSESASGSFISSYVSNAKTRDISSDSFIASQFSVDESSYTSEMASERTIESFVQTSLYSIDFASETASESSSSMVVPSASTELSFETSSESIIAQSYISNDVPLESASQSFIVKPSYSEIAFESANESISSTIEVPLSSEIISEATGESIITQPSVSSGISLETTSESMLFSDSSISTLFISSQTFHETTSDSILVVPSFFTSEVPFETDIYSSIVSTSLGSESVYSSKISLETPSESFIASENDVKEPSYSNEIILETPSTSFIASETYTVQSFVSGEVSFESDRESTTSAKAILGELSVTGDLSSEITKESLVAQESVASESMILSETIIVEPSIFSDLLFETTSQPTEIASSTTSGLYVSSTEELLASSDSAVDESSFAANSISATQAISLPVASESFVLTDSITFSETSSRYITISTFAPASDNSEKEFKTTWETANFDGSSVTESSILPTTVITSSPSATNDVDNEITSTWNSISSDSSVATESDIVDQYTSHSTTSTSHPASKSLSDRIETDFISTWTITGSLSDDSSSTTKPTPFSEFSNSDITTAVVSTWAAENSNLFTLVKSSTHLYVSGNFISSTATIVSIAEPILTSDVANTEYHSIGDVTKSTGSVSNQKAATTHYEGGFTSESDIYTVVAPGESIQEFGTATITSCFESKCSESIVTYISNISHSTVTTGYVNSVSTTDTYANDFSATGDYVASGSSRSAMEVTNSFATNTDIFSTSTALSQSDLFYSNSYISTVTTGPITSSGSSQAIETGLSFVTTIRYENGSTNISTKHFKFMGIVVSILILFV, encoded by the coding sequence ATGAAATTGCTTCAAAACATTCTTATCATCTTTGCTTTGCTAACAAACTTTGTTTTTGCCATTGATATTACTGAAAATAGGGTTGATCGTGGCTTTGTCACTTTAAGTTTTGGGGAGATTATCATTCACCCAAGTGCATCTTGGTctataattgataattctttttctaattttatTGGTAAATTAGACGTGAAATCTAAAGCAGGTTTATATATTTCCCTGACGTCGCATCTTTTAGCCCTTCAAGTTAGTTTGACTAGTTTACTCcattcaattaataatagtgGTGTCATATCGTTCGACTCACGTGTCTCATTGACGCCATCTTCATATGATTTAAGAGGTTTATCATTTACCAACAGTGGGGAAATGTACTTTGCTGCTTCAGGAAGAGTACCAAGTACCATGTCCCTTACTTCTGCTCTGTGGACCAACACTGGATTATTGCTGTTTTatcaaaaccaaagaaCCTCGGGTGCAGTATGTCTTGGGTTCCCCTTAGGTTCTATTACCAATAGTGGAAAAATATGTTTGAACAACCAAGtatatcaacaaacaactCAAATTAAAGGTTCAGGTTGTTTTGCTGCCAACGGTGATTCCACTATTTATATTGCCAACGTATTATTGTCGGTTTCCGCTAATCAAAACTTTCATTTGGTCGATAAAGACTCTTCTATGATAGTTCAAGCAATTTCCACAACACAGACATTTAATGTTTACGGAtttggtaatggtaataaaatCGGGTTGACTCTCCCCTTAATTGGAAATATTTTCAACTCAGCATACAGTTACGATTCCTCCACCGGCATATTGACTTTGCGTAACATTTTGCTCGAACAAAACTTCAATATTGGATTAGGATATGACTCCAATAAATTCCAAGTAGTCACTGATTCTGGTTCAGGTATTCCTTCCACCATTTGGGGTTCAGTGACATACACTGGACGTGTTCCAACAAGAACTTTGCCCAAGTCTTGTCAAATTGCCTGTAAGCCAATTCCTGAGGCGCCAGGAGTGAACCCGACCGATTACACGaccaccatcaccaaaACAAATACTGCGGGGAACACCATAACTGAAACTGGTGCGGTTACAATTCTGACGGATAAAAGTGGATCATGGTTCACCACAACATCACTTTTCCCAACATTGGCAACTACCACATCTACTTCCATTTCAACTACTCTGTCTAATGTGACTCCTATAAAGACGACTGATAATACTTTGGTTGAGCCATTATCAACTGGGGATTACATATCTGCACCAATCTCATCAAGTGATTTTATTAGTTTGGAATCTTTGGTTGAGCAAACTTTGTCTAATGAATCCCCTGTTTCATCAAGTGCATATTATGTTAGTCAAGAATCCCTTGCTCCTAGTGATGCTTCCGCTAGTGACAATTCTTTATTTGCAAGCGAGTCCACCCTCAAAACTGCTAGCGGTTTCCTAATTGCTGAATCGTCAGTTACAGAGTCATACCTGCAATCTGCTGATTCTGGGTTTTTTGAGATTAGTACATCTTCTGCTATTGAAAATTCATATATTTCAACTCCTTCAAGTGCTGagaaatcatttttttctgAAGAAACACACATGTCACAAGCATCTAGTACTATTGACTCATATACTTATACTAGTGGTTTGTCTTCTACAACAGGGAGTGAATCATATGTTACAGAGTTATCTCAATTTAGTGAGGTGTCATTGGTAACTGCTAGTGAATCTTTTATTACAAATGAATTAGTTGGAACTGAATCTTCAAATTCTGGAATATCCTTGGTCTCTGCTAGCGTGTCAACTGACTTGATTGGTGAACCTTCTATTTCTGGTGATACATTATTTGAGTCTGCTAGACAAAcagaatttattaaatcatcTTTCTCTGGTGATTTGGTTTCTGAAAGTGCCAGTGGATCATTTATCAGCTCATATGTTTCCAATGCAAAAACTCGTGATATTTCCAGTGACTCTTTTATTGCTAGTCAATTTTCTGTTGATGAATCATCATATACCAGTGAAATGGCTTCTGAACGTACTATCGAATCATTTGTTCAAACTTCATTATATTCCATTGATTTTGCTTCTGAAACAGCTAGTGAATCATCTTCCTCCATGGTTGTACCCTCTGCTTCCACTGAATTACTGTTTGAAACCTCCAGTGAATCCATTATTGCTCAATCATATATTTCCAACGACGTGCCACTTGAAAGTGCAAGCCAATCATTTATTGTCAAACCATCTTATTCCGAAATAGCTTTTGAATCTGCTAATGAGTCCATAAGTTCTACCATTGAAGTTCCCCTTTCAAGTGAAATAATTTCTGAAGCAACTGGCGAGTCAATTATTACACAACCATCCGTTTCTAGTGGGATTTCTCTTGAAACTACTAGTGAATCTATGCTTTTCAGTGATAGCAGTATTTCCACACTTTTTATTTCCAGTCAAACGTTTCATGAAACTACCAGTGATTCTATTTTAGTGGTTCCATCGTTCTTTACTAGTGAGGTGCCTTTTGAAACTGATATATATTCATCCATTGTTAGTACGTCACTTGGATCTGAACTGGTCTATTCCAGCAAAATCTCTCTTGAAACTCCCAGCGAGTCTTTTATTGCCAGTGAAAATGATGTTAAGGAACCATCATATTccaatgaaattattttagAAACTCCTAGTACATCTTTCATTGCTAGTGAGACATATACTGTTCAATCATTTGTTTCTGGTGAAGTTTCATTTGAATCGGATAGAGAGTCTACAACATCTGCTAAAGCTATTCTTGGTGAACTTTCTGTTACCGGTGACTTGCTGTCAGAAATTACTAAGGAATCCCTTGTTGCACAAGAATCTGTTGCTAGTGAATCTATGATATTAAGTGAAACAATTATTGTTGAGCCTTCCATTTTCAGTGATTTACTTTTTGAAACTACTAGTCAACCAACTGAAATAGCTTCATCTACAACCAGCGGTTTATACGTTTCAAGTACAGAAGAATTATTAGCTTCTAGTGACTCGGCTGTCGATGAATCATCATTTGCtgcaaattcaatttcagcCACCCAAGCTATTAGTTTACCTGTTGCCAGTGAATCCTTTGTTCTTACAGACTCTATAACCTTTAGTGAAACTAGTTCCCGTTATATCACAATTTCAACTTTTGCTCCTGCTTCTGATAATAGTGAAAAAGAGTTTAAAACTACTTGGGAAACTGCCAACTTTGATGGCTCTTCTGTTACTGAATCCAGCATATTACCAACTACTGTTATAACATCTTCACCTTCCGCAACCAATGATGTCGACAATGAGATCACTTCCACTTGGAATTCCATTAGTTCTGATAGCTCAGTTGCTACCGAGTctgatattgttgatcaaTACACTTCACATTCTACCACTTCAACTTCCCACCCAgcatcaaaatcattatcagaTCGTATTGAAACTGACTTTATTTCAACATGGACAATTACAGGTTCTTTAAGTGATGATTCTTCTAGCACCACAAAGCCTACTCCATTTTCtgaattttcaaattcagaTATCACTACTGCAGTTGTATCAACATGGGCTGCTGaaaattccaatttattCACTTTagttaaatcatcaactcATTTGTATGTATCCGGAAATTTTATCAGTTCTACTGCCACAATTGTTTCTATTGCCGAACCAATTCTTACTTCTGATGTTGCTAATACCGAGTATCATTCTATTGGGGACGTCACAAAATCAACTGGATCTGTGTCTAATCAAAAAGCTGCAACCACTCATTACGAGGGTGGTTTCACTTCTGAGTCTGATATATATACTGTTGTTGCTCCTGGTGAATCGATTCAAGAATTTGGAACTGCTACAATCACAAGTTGTTTTGAATCCAAATGTTCAGAAAGTATTGTTACttatatttcaaatatttcacATTCAACAGTAACCACAGGTTATGTTAATAGTGTTTCTACAACAGACACCTATGCCAACGATTTTTCTGCAACTGGAGATTACGTTGCTAGTGGCCTGTCAAGATCTGCAATGGAAGTGACAAACTCTTTTGCAACCAATACTGATATTTTCTCAACATCCACTGCATTGTCTCAAAGTGATTTATTTTACTCAAACAGCTACATTAGTACTGTTACAACTGGACCAATTACATCAAGTGGCTCTTCACAAGCCATTGAAACTGGGTTATCTTTTGTTACTACTATTCGGTATGAAAATGGATCGACTAATATTTCGACTAAacatttcaaatttatgGGTATTGTTGTTAGCATTTTAATCTTATTCGTTTAG